A genomic region of Anaerolineales bacterium contains the following coding sequences:
- the acpP gene encoding acyl carrier protein codes for MSDTFEQVKATVVELLGVDEAKVTREARFREDLEADSLDIVELIMALEDKLSIEISDEDAQSITTVGGAVDYIEGKK; via the coding sequence ATGTCGGATACATTTGAACAAGTAAAGGCTACTGTCGTCGAGCTGCTCGGCGTAGATGAGGCCAAGGTCACGCGTGAGGCGCGCTTCCGTGAGGACCTCGAAGCGGACTCGCTGGATATCGTCGAGCTGATCATGGCCCTTGAGGACAAGCTGAGCATCGAGATCTCCGATGAGGATGCGCAGAGCATCACCACCGTGGGCGGCGCCGTCGATTACATCGAAGGCAAGAAGTAG
- a CDS encoding DUF333 domain-containing protein: MSRKTLFIGLILLALLITWLQLNKSSQVGLANPASQYCIEQGGRLEIRKDADGNEYGVCLLPDGSECEEWALFRDKECIAP; encoded by the coding sequence ATGTCACGCAAAACACTGTTCATCGGCTTGATCCTGTTAGCCCTGCTGATCACTTGGCTGCAGCTCAATAAAAGCTCACAGGTAGGCCTGGCCAACCCCGCCTCGCAGTACTGCATTGAACAAGGCGGCCGGCTTGAGATCCGCAAGGATGCTGACGGCAACGAGTACGGTGTGTGCCTGCTGCCCGATGGCAGCGAGTGTGAGGAATGGGCGCTGTTCCGCGATAAGGAATGCATCGCCCCATGA
- a CDS encoding TIGR03663 family protein: MAKERTSSPSNWLDRPLLGSHKLTWEHAVLALILLAAFVTRFHMLGQRVMSHDETTHVYFSWQLFKGQGYQHHPLSHGPLQFHLLALSYFLFGDNDLTARAPQALFGVAVVFFVWWAFRRYLGRTGALLAAGFYLISPYLMYYSRYARNEIFVALFGLVMLWAILRYLDTGEHKYVYIGVAAIALHFTSKETSFIYVAQALVFLGLVFLWRIAARSWTSPQIRRVFFITLLLSVSLLFLAIGAQIRSSELGTAAPSATQVEEPVVAATEGAPSELSTPLAPTTLILGALGAAALLTALTALLRGYGLARLRQERAFVLMGILFALVLPHLSAFPIRWLHHDPMAYQDASNLWFISGVVVVCALLSAGLGVAINGRVWLISSAVFYAIFVPFYTTIFSNGVGFFSGLVGSLGYWLEQQAVERGNQPSYYYWAVQIPAYEYLAAAGSALAALMGIRSLRRGLPSPAGDTEQRDLLPYESRRMALVLLAFWSLSALAAYTIAGEKMPWLTVHIAMPMLLLAGWAVSRLIARVDWAGFGARQGWLLLAGLLISLGSAFSLLGALLGQNPPFQGNELAQLQATTRFLLFVITLAVGIYAVLRSSLAGEWPRRQLSKLSLLLMFGALALLTLRTALRANFRNYDLANEYLVYAHMAPGSKIAMQQIEEISRRITGGLDLQVAYDNETSYPFWWYLRNYPNQRFYGGEPTRDLRQFPVIIVGDTNYGKLEPIVGQSFYKFEYMRIWWPNQDYFDFTPSSIGYRFTSDTGQPASEMSHGEYLRRVALRLWDYVGTPSGRADLWQIWLNSDFTSYLANKGQSTSLQTWSPGRTMRVYIRKDVAAQIWEYGVAAAGSDLQDPYEGKGRELAPQFTVGGFGSEPGQFISPRNAALAPDGSVYVADSGNHRIQHLAADGRVLQVWGSYADLATGEAPGGTFNEPWSLALSPDGAYVYVADTWNHRVQQFSADGRFVRMWGYFGQDESAGALWGPRDITVLPDGNVLVTDTGNKRLRMYTATGEHLSDYGEYGFEPGQFDEPVGVAYDAYTGRVFVADTWNQRVQVLDYRDGRFLPSETWEIAGWYGQSLTNKPYLSPGKDGALYIADPEAGRVLVYGLDGTLQYFFGGFDQSAANIAIAQGVAADPNGGVWVVDSQNATLSWFASE, translated from the coding sequence CAATTGTTCAAGGGCCAGGGGTACCAGCACCACCCGCTCAGTCACGGGCCACTCCAGTTTCACTTGCTGGCGCTGAGCTATTTTCTATTCGGCGACAACGATCTCACCGCCCGCGCCCCGCAGGCGCTGTTTGGCGTTGCCGTGGTGTTCTTCGTGTGGTGGGCCTTCCGCCGCTACCTGGGGCGCACAGGAGCGCTGCTCGCCGCTGGCTTCTATCTCATCTCGCCCTACCTCATGTACTACAGCCGCTATGCGCGCAATGAGATCTTTGTGGCGCTGTTTGGGCTGGTGATGCTGTGGGCTATTCTGCGCTACCTGGACACGGGAGAGCACAAGTACGTTTACATTGGCGTAGCCGCCATCGCACTGCACTTCACCTCCAAAGAAACTTCATTCATTTATGTAGCCCAGGCGCTGGTGTTCCTGGGCCTGGTGTTCCTATGGCGCATCGCCGCACGCAGCTGGACCAGCCCACAGATCCGGCGAGTGTTCTTCATCACCCTCTTGTTGAGCGTATCGCTGCTCTTCCTGGCGATCGGCGCGCAGATCCGCAGTAGCGAGCTGGGCACCGCGGCCCCGAGCGCTACCCAGGTAGAAGAGCCCGTGGTGGCGGCCACAGAGGGCGCCCCCAGCGAGCTCAGCACGCCGTTGGCGCCAACGACGCTGATCCTCGGCGCGCTGGGGGCCGCCGCGCTGCTGACCGCGCTGACCGCGCTGCTGCGCGGCTACGGCTTGGCACGCCTGCGCCAGGAGCGCGCCTTTGTGCTCATGGGCATCCTGTTCGCGCTGGTGTTGCCGCACTTATCCGCCTTCCCCATCCGTTGGTTGCATCACGACCCGATGGCCTATCAGGATGCCAGTAACCTCTGGTTCATCAGTGGCGTGGTGGTGGTGTGCGCCCTGCTCTCGGCGGGGCTGGGCGTAGCGATCAATGGCCGCGTCTGGCTGATCAGTAGCGCAGTGTTTTACGCCATCTTTGTCCCCTTCTACACCACCATCTTCAGCAACGGCGTAGGCTTCTTCTCTGGTTTGGTCGGCTCGTTGGGCTATTGGTTGGAGCAGCAGGCCGTGGAACGCGGCAACCAGCCCAGCTACTACTATTGGGCAGTACAGATCCCTGCGTATGAGTACCTGGCGGCCGCCGGCAGTGCGCTGGCGGCGCTGATGGGCATCCGCAGCCTGCGCCGCGGGCTGCCCAGCCCCGCGGGGGATACGGAGCAGCGTGATCTCCTGCCCTACGAGAGCCGCCGGATGGCCTTGGTGCTCCTGGCTTTCTGGTCGCTTTCCGCCTTGGCGGCCTACACCATCGCCGGCGAGAAGATGCCCTGGTTGACGGTGCACATTGCCATGCCAATGCTGCTCCTGGCCGGCTGGGCCGTCAGCCGCCTGATCGCCCGCGTGGATTGGGCCGGCTTTGGGGCGCGCCAAGGCTGGCTGCTGCTGGCCGGGCTGCTGATCAGCCTGGGCAGCGCCTTCAGCTTGCTGGGGGCGTTGCTGGGGCAAAACCCGCCCTTCCAAGGCAATGAGCTGGCGCAACTGCAAGCCACCACGCGCTTCCTATTGTTTGTGATCACCTTGGCCGTGGGCATCTATGCGGTGCTGCGCTCCTCCCTGGCCGGCGAATGGCCGCGCCGCCAGCTCAGCAAGCTCAGCCTGCTGCTCATGTTTGGCGCGCTGGCGCTGCTCACCCTGCGCACCGCGCTGCGTGCCAACTTCCGCAATTACGACCTGGCCAATGAGTATTTGGTGTATGCCCACATGGCGCCCGGCTCCAAGATCGCCATGCAGCAGATCGAAGAGATCTCGCGCCGCATCACTGGCGGGCTGGATTTGCAGGTAGCCTACGACAACGAAACCTCCTACCCCTTCTGGTGGTATCTGCGCAACTATCCCAATCAGCGCTTCTACGGCGGTGAGCCCACGCGCGATCTGCGCCAGTTCCCCGTCATCATCGTGGGCGACACTAACTACGGCAAGCTCGAGCCGATTGTTGGCCAAAGCTTCTACAAGTTCGAATACATGCGTATCTGGTGGCCCAACCAGGATTACTTCGATTTCACCCCCAGCAGCATTGGCTACCGCTTCACCAGCGACACGGGCCAACCCGCCAGCGAAATGAGCCACGGCGAATACCTGCGCCGGGTGGCCTTACGCCTGTGGGATTATGTCGGCACGCCCAGCGGCCGCGCCGATCTTTGGCAGATCTGGCTCAATAGCGACTTCACCAGCTATCTTGCCAACAAGGGGCAAAGCACCAGCTTGCAAACCTGGTCCCCCGGGCGCACGATGCGCGTGTATATCCGCAAAGATGTCGCCGCGCAGATCTGGGAATACGGCGTGGCGGCCGCGGGCAGCGATTTGCAAGACCCCTACGAGGGCAAGGGCCGCGAGCTGGCGCCGCAGTTCACTGTGGGCGGCTTCGGCAGCGAACCGGGCCAGTTCATCTCGCCGCGCAATGCGGCCTTGGCGCCGGATGGCAGCGTGTACGTAGCTGACAGCGGCAACCATCGCATCCAACACCTCGCTGCGGACGGCCGCGTGCTGCAGGTCTGGGGCAGCTATGCGGATCTGGCCACTGGCGAAGCGCCGGGCGGCACCTTCAACGAGCCGTGGTCGCTGGCGCTATCGCCAGATGGTGCCTACGTCTACGTTGCGGATACCTGGAACCATCGCGTGCAGCAATTCAGCGCGGATGGCCGCTTTGTGCGCATGTGGGGCTACTTCGGGCAGGACGAGAGCGCCGGCGCGCTATGGGGCCCGCGCGATATCACCGTGCTGCCGGACGGCAATGTGCTCGTGACCGACACGGGCAACAAACGCCTGCGCATGTACACGGCCACTGGAGAGCACCTCAGCGATTACGGCGAATACGGCTTCGAGCCCGGCCAGTTTGATGAGCCGGTGGGCGTAGCCTACGATGCTTACACCGGCCGCGTCTTCGTGGCCGATACCTGGAACCAACGTGTGCAGGTGCTGGATTACCGCGATGGGCGCTTCCTCCCCAGCGAGACCTGGGAGATCGCCGGCTGGTACGGGCAATCGCTCACCAACAAGCCTTACCTCAGCCCAGGCAAGGATGGCGCGCTCTACATTGCTGACCCCGAAGCCGGCCGCGTGCTGGTCTACGGTCTGGATGGCACGCTGCAATACTTCTTTGGCGGCTTTGACCAAAGCGCGGCCAACATTGCCATCGCCCAGGGCGTAGCCGCTGATCCCAACGGCGGAGTATGGGTAGTGGACAGCCAGAACGCTACGCTGTCTTGGTTCGCAAGTGAGTAA
- the sucC gene encoding ADP-forming succinate--CoA ligase subunit beta produces MKLHEFDSKKIFSQYGVPVPKGKIAKTPKEAGQIAKELGGAVVVKAQVLVGGRGKAGGVKVVKTAKQAEDAAKQIIGMDIKGLPVRKVLIDPAIGIASEIYLGITNDRAARQPVMIASAAGGVDIEEVAATTPEKIIRVHVNPLLGLQDYNIRDLAIGIELDRKHWAAFHTICKGLWEAYKNSDATLAEINPLVVTKDDELLAIDGKMLIDDNAIYRQPKIAKLRDLDEDTPAEIQARKNGLTYIQLDGEIGCMVNGAGLAMATMDIIKLFGGEPANFLDIGGGANAEKVAAALRIILQDKNVKAVLFNIFGGITRGDEVAKGILEALKTVKTSVPMVVRLAGTNAAEGRALLADANMITAETLAEAAQKAVQAAKGTK; encoded by the coding sequence ATGAAGCTACACGAATTTGACTCAAAGAAGATCTTTTCCCAATACGGCGTGCCGGTGCCCAAGGGCAAGATCGCCAAGACCCCCAAAGAAGCTGGCCAAATTGCCAAGGAACTGGGCGGCGCCGTAGTGGTCAAGGCTCAGGTGCTGGTGGGCGGCCGCGGCAAAGCCGGCGGCGTGAAGGTGGTGAAGACCGCCAAACAAGCCGAAGACGCCGCCAAGCAGATCATTGGCATGGATATTAAGGGCTTGCCGGTGCGCAAGGTGTTGATCGACCCGGCAATTGGCATTGCCAGCGAGATCTACCTGGGCATCACCAATGATCGCGCCGCACGCCAGCCGGTGATGATCGCCTCGGCCGCCGGTGGCGTCGATATCGAAGAAGTGGCCGCCACCACGCCGGAGAAGATCATCCGTGTGCACGTAAACCCGCTGCTGGGCCTGCAAGACTACAACATTCGCGATCTGGCGATCGGTATCGAGCTCGACCGCAAGCACTGGGCCGCCTTCCACACCATCTGCAAGGGGTTGTGGGAAGCCTACAAGAATTCAGACGCCACCCTGGCGGAGATCAACCCCCTGGTGGTCACCAAGGACGATGAGCTGCTGGCCATCGACGGCAAGATGCTGATCGACGACAACGCCATCTATCGCCAGCCCAAGATCGCCAAGCTGCGCGATCTGGACGAAGACACCCCGGCGGAGATTCAGGCCCGCAAGAACGGCCTCACCTACATTCAACTGGATGGCGAAATCGGCTGCATGGTCAACGGCGCCGGCCTGGCCATGGCCACCATGGATATCATCAAGCTGTTCGGCGGTGAGCCGGCCAACTTCCTCGATATCGGTGGTGGTGCCAATGCGGAGAAGGTGGCCGCGGCGCTGCGCATCATCTTGCAAGACAAGAACGTGAAGGCGGTGCTGTTCAACATTTTTGGTGGCATCACCCGCGGTGATGAAGTCGCCAAGGGCATCCTCGAAGCGCTCAAGACGGTGAAGACCAGCGTGCCGATGGTGGTGCGCCTGGCGGGCACCAACGCCGCCGAGGGCCGCGCCCTGCTGGCCGATGCCAACATGATCACGGCCGAAACCCTGGCCGAAGCCGCCCAGAAAGCAGTGCAGGCGGCGAAAGGCACTAAGTAA
- the sucD gene encoding succinate--CoA ligase subunit alpha: protein MGILADKNTRVVVQGITGNEGMFHSQRMLEYGTQVVGGVRPGKGGEWVLDGKVPVFDSVKVAVDATGADCSMIIVPLAAAADAMLEAADAGVRLIVCLTEGIPLQDMMRVRAYLDSKGVQLIGPNCPGLLTPGQTKIGFIPGDNAIPGNIGVVSRSGTLTYEVLYALKQVGMGSSTTVGIGGDPVKGLNFIDILQMFEEDPLTDKVVMIGEIGGSDEEKAAEYISKHMTKPVVSFIAGRAAPPGKRMGHAGAIVEGSAGGAEDKIAALTKAGVRVADHPEQIPDMLR from the coding sequence ATGGGAATTCTGGCTGATAAGAACACTCGTGTCGTGGTGCAAGGCATCACCGGCAACGAGGGCATGTTTCACTCCCAGCGCATGCTGGAATACGGCACGCAAGTCGTCGGCGGGGTACGCCCCGGCAAAGGCGGCGAATGGGTGCTGGATGGCAAAGTACCCGTCTTTGACTCGGTAAAAGTAGCCGTGGATGCCACCGGCGCCGATTGCAGCATGATCATTGTGCCGCTGGCCGCCGCTGCCGATGCCATGCTGGAAGCCGCGGATGCCGGGGTGCGCTTGATCGTCTGCCTGACTGAGGGCATCCCCCTGCAAGACATGATGCGCGTGCGTGCTTACCTCGACTCGAAGGGCGTACAGCTCATCGGGCCTAACTGCCCTGGCCTGCTCACCCCGGGCCAGACCAAGATCGGCTTCATCCCCGGCGATAATGCCATCCCCGGCAACATCGGCGTGGTGTCACGCTCCGGTACGCTGACCTACGAAGTGCTGTATGCGCTCAAGCAGGTGGGCATGGGCTCCAGCACCACGGTGGGTATCGGTGGTGACCCGGTGAAGGGCCTCAACTTCATTGACATCTTGCAGATGTTCGAAGAAGACCCGCTCACCGACAAAGTAGTCATGATCGGCGAGATCGGCGGTAGCGACGAAGAAAAGGCTGCCGAATACATCAGCAAGCACATGACCAAGCCAGTGGTGAGCTTCATCGCCGGCCGCGCCGCCCCTCCAGGCAAGCGCATGGGCCACGCAGGCGCCATCGTTGAAGGCAGTGCCGGCGGCGCCGAAGACAAGATCGCCGCGCTCACCAAAGCCGGCGTGCGCGTCGCCGACCACCCTGAGCAGATCCCGGATATGCTCAGATAA
- the fni gene encoding type 2 isopentenyl-diphosphate Delta-isomerase, which yields MAKVTGTGARKADHIRINLEEDVRSGLTTGLEKYSFLHNALPELNLDEIDLSVEVFGKRLKAPLLISSMTGGTSEAGTINQTLAEAAQEGGIALGLGSQRAAIEDASLEPTFRVRNVAPDVLLFANVGAVQLNYGYGLNHLQRAVDMAEADALMLHLNAVQEAVQPEGDTNFSGLLKKIEIMCKQLPVPVVIKEVGWGISGELAKQLARAGVQAIDVAGAGGTSWSQVEMHRAKDPSQARLAAAFVDWGIPTAESITQVRQAVKTMRIFASGGLRSGVDVAKGIALGAELGGMAGPFLKAAVQSTKAVVQTIAEISRELQVTMFAAGAGDIRSLQSVPLVYRGQ from the coding sequence ATGGCGAAAGTTACGGGTACCGGCGCCCGAAAGGCCGATCACATTCGCATCAACCTGGAAGAGGATGTGCGCTCCGGCCTGACCACCGGCCTGGAGAAGTACTCCTTTCTGCACAACGCCCTCCCCGAACTCAATCTGGATGAAATTGACCTCTCGGTTGAGGTCTTCGGCAAACGCCTCAAAGCGCCCCTGCTGATCTCATCGATGACCGGTGGCACCAGCGAAGCCGGCACGATCAACCAGACCCTGGCCGAAGCGGCCCAGGAAGGCGGTATCGCCCTGGGCTTGGGCAGCCAGCGCGCCGCCATCGAAGACGCCAGCCTGGAGCCCACCTTCCGCGTGCGCAACGTGGCGCCGGATGTGCTGCTGTTCGCTAATGTGGGCGCGGTGCAGCTCAATTACGGCTATGGCCTCAACCATCTGCAACGCGCCGTGGACATGGCCGAAGCGGATGCCCTGATGCTGCACCTCAACGCCGTGCAGGAAGCGGTGCAACCAGAGGGCGACACCAACTTCAGCGGCCTGCTCAAGAAAATTGAAATCATGTGCAAGCAATTGCCCGTGCCGGTTGTGATCAAAGAAGTCGGCTGGGGCATCTCCGGCGAACTGGCCAAGCAGCTTGCCCGCGCCGGCGTGCAGGCCATCGATGTGGCCGGGGCCGGCGGCACCTCCTGGAGCCAGGTAGAGATGCACCGCGCCAAAGATCCCAGCCAGGCGCGCCTCGCCGCCGCCTTCGTGGATTGGGGCATCCCCACCGCCGAAAGCATCACTCAGGTGCGCCAGGCGGTCAAAACCATGCGCATCTTCGCCTCGGGCGGCCTGCGCAGCGGTGTGGATGTTGCCAAGGGCATTGCCCTCGGGGCTGAGCTGGGCGGCATGGCTGGCCCCTTCCTGAAAGCGGCCGTGCAGTCCACCAAGGCGGTGGTGCAAACCATCGCCGAGATCAGCCGTGAGCTGCAGGTGACCATGTTTGCGGCCGGTGCCGGCGATATCCGCAGTTTGCAATCTGTGCCGCTGGTGTATCGCGGCCAGTAG